From a region of the Archocentrus centrarchus isolate MPI-CPG fArcCen1 chromosome 18, fArcCen1, whole genome shotgun sequence genome:
- the mmp14a gene encoding matrix metalloproteinase-14a — MILRVLTLACGLYCFGLTSVTADVLAAEAWLQQYGYLPPGDVRAQAIRSPDTIRKAISAMQKFYGLTVTGSVDANTLVAMKRPRCGVPDKFGPVLKSNLRRKRYAVQGLKWEKSEVTFSIENYTPKVGQRGTFDAIRKAFKVWENVIPLTFREIPFSQISGKPDKYADIMLSFAEGFHGDSTPFDGEGGFLAHAYFPGAGIGGDTHFDLAEPWTTGTADQEGNDVFLVAVHELGHALGLEHSNDPSAIMAPFYQWFDTENFQLPDDDRRGIQAIYGSKSGAPPPPRPTKPSNPDKPDYGPDICDGQFDTIAVLRGEKFVFKDNWFWRMRNNKVLPGYPMPISHFWRGLPSNINAAYERSDGKFVFFKGNRYWVFSESTMEKDSPKSLKDLGSGLPEDKIDAALFYTPTGQTYFFKGTQYYRYNEKTRTVEKDYPKPISKWSGAPDNIKATIMSEDGSYTYFYKANKYWKFNNQYMKVESGYPKSVLRDWMGCENEEPKKGRKESDSESWANPLAVVIPVLLLVLVVITLGALLFFRKYGTPRRLLYCKRSLLDKV; from the exons ATGATACTCCGGGTCCTCACCTTGGCCTGCGGTCTCTACTGCTTTGGTCTTACCTCCGTTACTGCAGACGTATTAGCAGCCGAG GCTTGGCTGCAGCAGTATGGCTACCTGCCTCCAGGTGATGTCAGAGCCCAGGCCATCCGCTCACCAGACACCATTAGAAAAGCAATATCCGCCATGCAGAAGTTTTATGGATTGACCGTCACCGGCTCCGTAGACGCCAACACATTAGT AGCGATGAAACGACCGCGATGTGGCGTTCCCGACAAGTTTGGACCAGTGCTGAAGAGCAACCTGAGGAGAAAGAGATACGCTGTGCAGGGTCTGAAATGGGAAAAGTCTGAAGTGACTTTCAG CATAGAGAACTACACCCCAAAAGTGGGCCAACGTGGCACATTTGACGCCATCCGAAAGGCCTTCAAGGTGTGGGAGAATGTCATCCCGCTCACCTTCAGAGAGATCCCCTTCAGTCAGATCAGTGGCAAACCTGACAAGTACGCAGACATCATGCTGTCCTTTGCAGAGGGATTCCATGGCGACAGCACACCGTTTGACGGCGAGGGTGGCTTCCTAGCTCATGCTTATTTCCCCGGTGCAGGCATCGGCGGCGACACGCACTTTGACCTTGCCGAACCTTGGACCACCGGGACGGCCGATCAGGAAG GCAATGATGTTTTCCTGGTCGCTGTCCACGAGCTTGGTCATGCTTTAGGTCTGGAGCACTCCAACGACCCCTCCGCCATCATGGCCCCCTTCTATCAGTGGTTTGACACTGAAAACTTCCAGCTCCCCGATGATGACCGCAGAGGAATCCAGGCAATTTATG GCTCAAAATCTGGggcgcctcctcctcctcgtcccaCTAAACCTTCCAACCCCGACAAGCCGGATTATGGCCCAGACATCTGTGATGGACAGTTTGACACCATCGCTGTCCTCAGAGGGGAAAAGTTTGTCTTTAAG GACAATTGGTTTTGGCGTATGCGCAACAACAAGGTGCTGCCTGGCTACCCGATGCCCATTAGTCACTTCTGGAGGGGCCTGCCATCAAACATCAATGCTGCTTACGAGAGGAGTGATGGAAAATTTGTCTTCTTCAAGG GTAACAGGTACTGGGTTTTTAGTGAGTCAACTATGGAAAAGGACTCTCCAAAGAGCCTGAAAGACCTGGGATCTGGCCTGCCCGAAGATAAGATCGACGCTGCTCTTTTCTACACGCCAACAGGACAGACGTACTTCTTCAAAGGCACTCA ATATTACCGCTACAACGAGAAGACTCGCACAGTGGAGAAAGATTATCCCAAACCCATCAGCAAGTGGAGCGGTGCACCAGATAACATCAAAGCAACCATCATGAGTGAAGATGGAT CTTACACTTATTTCTACAAAGCCAACAAGTACTGGAAGTTTAACAACCAGTACATGAAGGTGGAGTCCGGCTACCCCAAGTCCGTGCTCAGAGACTGGATGGGCTGCGAGAACGAGGAGCCCAAGAAGGGTCGTAAAGAGTCGGATTCAGAGAGCTGGGCCAATCCCCTGGCCGTGGTCATCCCCGTCCTCCTTCTGGTGCTGGTTGTGATCACCCTGGGAGCGCTTTTGTTCTTCAGAAAGTACGGCACGCCCCGGCGCCTCCTCTACTGCAAGAGATCCCTGCTGGACAAGGTGTAG